The Flavobacteriaceae bacterium 3519-10 genome includes a window with the following:
- a CDS encoding sensor histidine kinase, translating to MALFDKGKHLTFRVSVRIVRVNFSTFEKNTILLMKNLFQTMIEHDTYGGILYLVLGGLILLSLFHLAMYFQNRERSYLLYSAYCFFSFLAYIPLVEGGIVATFSPLLGFNDHTKILFTIVFNCIYFFFFAEFLNIKLHKPAWYRIMVYPAGALLIMGILAFVTQIYFGTNHLYIFKNLFTLLITVHTALCFYLLTKLKNNLKYYIIFGGLVLFVCSVIGIHFIRELPFINITRKMGDFIYFGGLLIENLAFSLALGHRQKITFINKVSYQKGLVIQLKKNEMLKDQVNIENEKRLTAENEKFKYLQEISDLKLSVLQSQMNPHFIFNALNSIRYCILENDSQNALNYLTKFSKIMRTILTASKMKDFTLAEELHTLQLYVDIENLRFHEPIDFSIQIDQRINVDQVKLPPMVLQPYIENAILHGVSSVPDKKININISLQSGQVKICITDNGIGREEAGRLKTATENPAKSVGTDIARDMLKNYFGADRFAVEYEDVYNNGSPAGTKVHISIPQPS from the coding sequence TTGGCCCTATTTGATAAAGGTAAGCATCTTACTTTTCGTGTTTCTGTTCGAATTGTACGGGTGAATTTCAGTACTTTTGAAAAAAACACAATTTTATTGATGAAAAATCTATTCCAGACGATGATCGAACACGACACATACGGTGGCATCCTTTATCTGGTCCTCGGCGGTCTAATTCTTCTGTCGCTTTTTCATCTCGCAATGTACTTTCAAAACAGAGAAAGATCCTATCTTCTCTACAGTGCGTACTGTTTTTTTTCTTTTCTGGCTTACATCCCTCTGGTGGAGGGCGGGATCGTTGCCACGTTTTCGCCGTTGCTGGGCTTTAACGACCATACAAAGATTCTGTTTACCATCGTTTTCAACTGCATTTATTTCTTTTTCTTTGCCGAATTTTTAAACATAAAATTGCATAAACCAGCATGGTACAGAATAATGGTATATCCTGCGGGTGCACTTCTGATCATGGGCATTTTAGCCTTTGTAACTCAAATATATTTCGGCACTAACCATCTTTACATTTTCAAAAATTTATTCACTCTTTTAATAACAGTTCATACGGCGCTTTGTTTTTACCTTCTGACGAAATTAAAAAATAACCTCAAATATTATATAATTTTTGGAGGGCTTGTACTTTTCGTCTGCTCTGTAATAGGAATCCATTTTATCCGCGAACTGCCTTTCATCAATATCACCAGAAAAATGGGCGACTTTATTTATTTTGGTGGTCTGCTGATAGAAAATCTTGCGTTTTCGTTAGCGCTTGGACATAGGCAGAAGATTACCTTCATTAATAAAGTGAGTTACCAGAAGGGTCTTGTAATTCAGCTGAAGAAAAACGAAATGCTAAAAGATCAGGTGAACATCGAAAATGAAAAACGCCTCACGGCCGAAAACGAAAAATTTAAATATCTTCAGGAGATTTCGGATTTGAAACTATCTGTACTTCAGAGCCAAATGAATCCACACTTCATCTTTAACGCATTAAATTCCATCAGATACTGTATTTTAGAAAACGACAGCCAGAACGCGCTGAACTATCTCACCAAGTTTTCCAAAATTATGCGCACGATCCTTACCGCCTCGAAAATGAAGGATTTCACACTCGCAGAAGAACTTCATACCCTGCAACTCTATGTAGATATTGAAAATCTCCGTTTTCATGAGCCAATCGATTTCAGCATTCAGATCGATCAGCGCATTAATGTAGATCAGGTAAAACTCCCGCCAATGGTTCTGCAGCCGTACATTGAAAACGCAATTCTCCACGGGGTTTCATCAGTGCCCGATAAGAAAATCAACATTAATATTTCACTACAGTCCGGCCAGGTAAAGATCTGTATCACAGACAATGGCATTGGCCGCGAAGAGGCAGGAAGACTAAAAACCGCTACAGAAAATCCTGCGAAATCAGTAGGCACGGATATCGCGCGCGACATGCTGAAAAACTATTTCGGCGCAGACCGATTTGCGGTGGAATACGAAGACGTGTATA
- a CDS encoding DNA topoisomerase I, producing the protein MSKNLVIVESPAKAKTIQKYLGKDFEVKSSFGHIRDLPKKGMGIDLATFTPDYEVSADKKKLVTELKAAVKKADIIWLASDEDREGEAIAWHLAQELKLNKDNTRRIVFHEITKNAILKAIENPRKIDQNLVNAQQARRILDRIVGFEMSPVLWKKVKTGLSAGRVQSVAVRLVVERELEIRMFQPKSSFKVEGVFFNTNKQDISAKLKKDFAKEQEAEAFLQQAQDVEFKVLNVETKPGTRTASAPFTTSTLQQEASNRLGYGVTATMRVAQRLYEEGFITYMRTDSVNLSQEAITGAQAQIIAEFGEEYSKPRNYTTKSSSAQEAHEAIRPTDFGTKNVPDAQLNKLYQLIYKRTLASQMTNAKIEKTVIEIGNPKLPQHFEAQGEVIVFDGFLKVYGITKAEDDEEENNEKLLPKVSVGETLDFKKIDATEKFTRPPARYTEAGLVKKLEELGIGRPSTYAPTIQTIQNREYVDKREVLPQEREIIRMTLGREGLKKEVVNEKFGGDKNKFLPTDIGEVVNDFLTQNFAEILDYGFTAKVEQDFDEIASGDEKWKDVLQGFYKDFHPKIEHVEENADRANGERILGKDPKSGKNVLTRIGRFGPMVQIGEQDDEEQPIFASLMPSQNIATITLEEALELFKVPFDLQEYQGKPVMVGVGRFGPYVKWGDAFISIPRGEEALSITQERAEEIINEKQIADAPIATYKGEPVTKGTGRFGPFIKYQSLFINVPKRYDFDNLSQDDINELIEAKLTKEANRYIQQWESEKISIENGRWGPFVKFGKAMFKIPKNKKDEKFTPEELAEIPLEEVKKWITAQDKNAFKEKPKKAAAKKAPAKKAPAKKTVNKK; encoded by the coding sequence ATGTCTAAAAATCTTGTCATCGTAGAATCGCCGGCCAAGGCAAAAACCATCCAGAAGTATCTGGGCAAGGATTTCGAAGTGAAATCCAGTTTCGGACATATCCGGGATCTGCCCAAGAAAGGGATGGGGATAGACCTGGCCACCTTCACACCGGATTACGAAGTTTCCGCCGACAAAAAAAAGCTCGTGACCGAACTTAAAGCCGCCGTGAAGAAAGCCGATATTATATGGCTGGCATCCGATGAAGACCGTGAAGGTGAAGCTATTGCGTGGCATCTTGCGCAGGAGCTAAAACTGAACAAAGACAATACACGACGCATCGTTTTTCATGAAATTACCAAAAATGCCATTTTAAAGGCGATTGAAAATCCAAGGAAAATCGATCAGAATCTGGTAAACGCGCAGCAGGCAAGAAGAATTTTAGACCGTATCGTAGGTTTCGAAATGTCGCCTGTGTTGTGGAAAAAAGTAAAGACCGGCCTTTCAGCGGGCCGCGTACAGTCGGTTGCAGTTCGGCTTGTTGTGGAACGTGAACTTGAAATCAGGATGTTCCAGCCAAAGTCTTCTTTTAAAGTAGAAGGCGTGTTCTTCAACACCAACAAGCAGGATATCTCCGCAAAACTGAAGAAAGATTTTGCTAAAGAACAGGAAGCGGAAGCGTTTCTGCAACAGGCGCAGGATGTAGAATTCAAAGTTTTGAATGTTGAAACCAAGCCTGGAACCAGAACGGCATCAGCGCCGTTTACCACCTCTACCTTACAGCAGGAAGCGAGTAACCGCCTCGGATACGGTGTTACAGCCACGATGCGTGTCGCGCAGCGGCTTTACGAGGAGGGTTTCATCACCTATATGAGAACAGACTCGGTAAATCTTTCGCAGGAAGCGATTACCGGCGCGCAGGCTCAGATTATTGCAGAGTTCGGTGAAGAATATTCTAAACCGAGAAATTATACCACAAAATCTTCGTCTGCACAGGAAGCTCACGAAGCCATACGTCCAACCGATTTCGGAACCAAAAATGTACCTGATGCACAGCTTAACAAACTGTATCAGCTGATCTATAAAAGAACTTTAGCCTCGCAGATGACAAATGCGAAGATTGAGAAAACGGTGATCGAAATTGGCAATCCCAAGCTTCCGCAGCACTTTGAGGCACAGGGTGAAGTGATTGTTTTTGATGGTTTCCTGAAGGTTTACGGCATCACAAAAGCTGAAGATGATGAAGAAGAAAACAATGAAAAGTTATTGCCAAAAGTTTCTGTTGGTGAAACTTTAGACTTTAAAAAAATTGACGCAACTGAAAAGTTCACGCGTCCGCCCGCACGATACACTGAAGCAGGACTCGTTAAAAAACTCGAAGAACTGGGCATCGGAAGGCCGTCAACCTACGCGCCAACCATCCAGACGATTCAGAACCGTGAATATGTAGATAAAAGAGAGGTCTTGCCACAGGAACGCGAAATCATCAGGATGACGCTGGGCAGGGAAGGTCTCAAAAAAGAAGTGGTTAATGAGAAATTCGGCGGCGACAAGAACAAGTTTCTGCCCACAGATATTGGCGAAGTCGTGAATGATTTCCTCACCCAAAATTTCGCCGAAATCCTCGATTATGGTTTCACCGCAAAAGTGGAACAGGATTTTGATGAAATTGCGAGCGGTGACGAAAAATGGAAAGACGTATTGCAGGGCTTTTACAAAGATTTTCACCCGAAAATTGAGCATGTTGAAGAAAATGCAGACCGCGCAAATGGCGAACGGATTCTAGGTAAAGACCCGAAATCCGGTAAAAATGTGCTGACGCGTATCGGCAGATTCGGGCCGATGGTGCAGATTGGCGAACAGGACGACGAAGAACAGCCGATTTTTGCGAGTCTCATGCCGTCCCAAAACATCGCAACAATCACGCTGGAAGAGGCGCTCGAGCTTTTTAAAGTACCGTTCGATCTTCAGGAGTATCAAGGGAAACCTGTGATGGTGGGCGTTGGCAGATTTGGACCTTATGTAAAATGGGGTGATGCCTTCATTAGTATTCCGCGTGGCGAGGAAGCACTTTCGATCACACAGGAAAGAGCAGAAGAAATTATCAATGAAAAGCAGATTGCCGACGCGCCAATTGCGACTTATAAAGGCGAACCTGTTACGAAAGGCACGGGCCGTTTTGGGCCGTTCATTAAATATCAGTCTCTATTTATTAATGTTCCGAAGCGTTATGATTTTGATAACCTTTCGCAGGACGATATCAATGAATTGATCGAGGCAAAACTTACTAAAGAAGCCAACCGCTACATCCAGCAATGGGAAAGCGAGAAAATTTCGATTGAAAATGGGCGTTGGGGGCCGTTTGTAAAGTTCGGAAAAGCGATGTTTAAGATTCCTAAAAATAAGAAGGATGAAAAATTCACGCCTGAAGAACTCGCAGAAATACCTTTGGAAGAAGTAAAAAAATGGATTACTGCACAAGATAAAAATGCCTTCAAGGAAAAGCCAAAGAAAGCTGCAGCTAAAAAGGCTCCAGCAAAGAAAGCTCCCGCAAAAAAAACTGTAAATAAGAAATAG